In a single window of the Desulfovibrio mangrovi genome:
- a CDS encoding HAD-IB family phosphatase, with amino-acid sequence MPEFILVSDFDGTITAHDFDALALESGFITDAVTPWEEHRAGRLSHFDALQTTFFQIRVPEHELRALIDKAEPDPQLATCIRKLRDAGWRVVVASAGCDWYIRPILGKAGVTIGPDGDLELHTNGGEYSPATGLRMIPPKDSPFYAPDNGVDKAAIVRFHQQRGATVAYAGDGNTDLPAALCVPSHLRFARGQLMQALKERGEIARPFSRWADIAEALLKEQAGS; translated from the coding sequence ATGCCTGAATTCATACTGGTGAGCGATTTCGACGGCACCATCACCGCCCATGACTTTGACGCCCTTGCACTGGAAAGCGGGTTCATCACCGATGCTGTCACCCCTTGGGAAGAACACCGCGCCGGCAGGCTCTCCCACTTTGATGCCCTGCAGACAACATTTTTCCAGATCAGGGTGCCGGAACATGAGCTACGAGCTCTGATCGACAAGGCAGAGCCGGACCCGCAGCTGGCGACGTGCATAAGAAAGCTGCGCGACGCCGGATGGCGTGTGGTGGTGGCATCCGCAGGCTGTGATTGGTACATACGACCCATTCTGGGCAAGGCTGGTGTCACGATCGGTCCGGACGGCGATCTGGAGCTGCACACCAACGGCGGAGAATACAGTCCGGCCACCGGCCTCAGAATGATCCCCCCGAAGGATTCACCGTTCTATGCCCCCGACAACGGCGTGGACAAGGCGGCCATCGTCCGCTTCCATCAGCAGCGCGGAGCCACAGTAGCCTACGCCGGTGACGGGAACACCGACCTGCCCGCCGCCCTCTGCGTGCCATCGCACCTGCGTTTCGCACGCGGCCAGCTCATGCAAGCGCTGAAGGAACGCGGCGAAATCGCCCGCCCCTTCTCCCGCTGGGCCGACATTGCCGAAGCTCTGCTTAAGGAGCAGGCAGGCTCATAA
- a CDS encoding epoxyqueuosine reductase QueH gives MARVLLHICCGPCAIVPVRRLQEEGFEVTGFFWNPNIHPLQEYMRRRQAAAEVAERLGIPVIFKDNEYDPKVWFRAVSYREENRCFHCYALRLERALAIATRGKFDFVSTTVLYSRKQKHDMLRQLGEDMTKDGPVSFLYRDFRTGWEEGIETSQEWGIYRQQYCGCLYSENERYARDLRDLNKK, from the coding sequence ATGGCTCGCGTGTTGCTCCATATCTGCTGCGGCCCCTGCGCCATCGTGCCGGTGCGCCGCCTGCAGGAAGAAGGTTTTGAAGTGACGGGGTTCTTCTGGAACCCCAATATCCATCCGCTGCAGGAATACATGCGGCGGCGGCAGGCGGCTGCCGAGGTGGCCGAGCGGCTGGGCATTCCCGTCATATTCAAGGACAACGAATACGACCCCAAGGTCTGGTTTCGTGCCGTGAGCTACCGGGAGGAAAACCGTTGCTTCCATTGTTATGCGTTGCGGCTGGAACGCGCTCTTGCCATCGCCACGCGTGGAAAGTTCGATTTCGTCTCCACCACTGTCCTGTATTCCAGAAAGCAGAAGCATGACATGCTGCGCCAGCTTGGAGAGGACATGACCAAGGACGGCCCTGTCTCGTTTCTCTATCGCGATTTCCGCACCGGATGGGAGGAAGGCATAGAGACCTCGCAGGAATGGGGTATCTACCGCCAGCAGTACTGCGGATGCCTCTACAGCGAGAATGAGCGGTATGCCCGCGATCTGCGGGATTTGAATAAGAAGTAG
- a CDS encoding Rne/Rng family ribonuclease: MSSSQKKGRRKLFISVLPGEQVEVSLAEEGSVQEYYVEMVHQAKTKGNIYKGTINNIDTNLQAAFVSYGAEKNGFLQIDEVHPEYYSAPHDPNKGRKYPLIQKVLKAGMEVLVQVVKEPTGTKGAFLTSYLSLPGRFLVLTPGRDQIGVSRKVEDDKERQRLKKLLEGLDPGENLGVIVRTVSVDQPKTAMQRDLSFLKRLWKDVRKKATTEPSPSLIYQERDLATRSIRDYLTDDVTEVWVDDENTAKSVEEFASLVFPRRGLQVRLHTAPETSLWERFNLQKQIEQIYSREVTMPSGGRLVFDQTEALMAIDINSGKIAGKTNFESMALKTNTEAAMTIAQQLKLRDIGGQVVIDFIEMRDRNHWREVEKTLRQAMKNDRARHDVGKMSRFGLLQVVRQRLGSSALSISSELCPCCGGSGTRRNMEWQALQALKDILQKITHGKHNGSMRYECNGELALYLLNHKRERLFEMEQKFDLRIEVTPKKD; this comes from the coding sequence ATGAGCAGCTCCCAGAAAAAGGGCAGACGCAAACTGTTTATCAGTGTGCTGCCTGGTGAGCAGGTAGAGGTGTCTCTCGCCGAAGAGGGTTCCGTACAGGAATACTATGTGGAAATGGTCCACCAGGCGAAGACCAAGGGTAATATCTATAAAGGTACCATCAACAACATCGATACGAACCTGCAGGCCGCCTTTGTCAGCTACGGCGCGGAAAAGAACGGCTTTCTGCAGATAGATGAAGTGCATCCGGAATACTATTCCGCACCGCACGATCCGAACAAGGGACGCAAGTACCCCCTTATCCAGAAAGTGCTCAAGGCAGGCATGGAAGTGCTCGTGCAGGTGGTGAAGGAACCCACCGGCACCAAGGGCGCGTTCCTGACCTCCTATCTTTCTCTTCCCGGACGTTTTCTCGTCCTTACTCCCGGCCGCGACCAGATAGGCGTCTCCCGCAAGGTGGAGGACGACAAGGAACGTCAGCGCCTGAAAAAGCTTCTGGAAGGCCTTGACCCCGGCGAGAACCTCGGCGTTATCGTACGCACCGTGAGCGTGGATCAGCCCAAGACCGCCATGCAGCGCGACTTGAGCTTCCTGAAGCGTTTGTGGAAAGACGTGCGCAAGAAGGCCACCACCGAGCCTTCTCCCAGCCTGATCTATCAGGAACGCGACCTCGCCACCCGTTCCATCCGCGACTATCTTACCGACGACGTGACGGAAGTGTGGGTGGATGACGAGAACACCGCCAAGTCCGTTGAAGAATTCGCCAGCCTCGTGTTCCCGCGTCGCGGCCTGCAGGTGCGCCTGCACACCGCACCGGAAACCTCGCTGTGGGAACGCTTCAACCTGCAGAAGCAGATAGAGCAGATCTATTCCCGCGAAGTGACCATGCCTTCGGGCGGCAGACTGGTCTTCGACCAGACTGAAGCGCTCATGGCCATCGACATCAACTCCGGCAAGATCGCGGGCAAGACCAATTTCGAATCCATGGCCCTGAAGACCAACACCGAAGCCGCCATGACCATCGCCCAGCAACTCAAGCTGCGCGATATCGGCGGGCAGGTGGTCATCGACTTCATCGAAATGCGCGATCGCAACCACTGGCGCGAGGTGGAAAAGACCCTGCGTCAGGCCATGAAGAACGACCGAGCCCGTCATGATGTGGGCAAGATGAGCCGCTTCGGCCTGCTGCAGGTGGTGCGCCAGCGCCTTGGTTCCTCGGCTCTGTCCATCAGTTCCGAACTGTGTCCCTGCTGCGGCGGCTCCGGCACGCGTCGCAACATGGAATGGCAGGCCCTTCAGGCCCTCAAGGATATTTTGCAGAAGATTACCCACGGCAAGCACAACGGTTCCATGCGCTATGAATGCAACGGCGAACTGGCCCTGTACCTGCTGAACCACAAGCGCGAACGCCTTTTCGAGATGGAGCAGAAGTTTGATCTGCGCATCGAGGTTACTCCCAAGAAGGATTAG
- a CDS encoding radical SAM protein → MTFTYIFGPVTSSRLGRSLGLDLLGRRVCSMDCLYCEVGRTDELTLRRAPYVPADVILAELEQWRAQNEILPDYVTLGGAGEPSLNSEMGAIIAGCRRIMPDVPVAVLTNTSLLTDASVCEEMAQADVVLPSLDSLVEEEFIKLNRPCGGLSASDIAESLLRFRAMFKGRIFLEILLAQGINDSEENFALLKDYVKRLSPDRVDVTTLSRPGAYPVAKAVPPDVRRRWCSELSEACALAPETPGTVFLRTGQRADLVERDQKAVTEMIARSLQRRPQTPDQLALSLSLPLEKVESALAILQHQGVIHAVDADAAGLAGAKGPFYACR, encoded by the coding sequence ATGACGTTTACCTATATATTTGGTCCCGTTACTTCCAGCAGGCTCGGCCGTTCACTCGGACTGGATCTGCTTGGACGGCGTGTGTGCTCCATGGACTGCCTGTACTGCGAAGTGGGCAGAACCGATGAGTTGACCCTGCGCCGTGCCCCCTACGTTCCGGCAGACGTGATTCTGGCGGAACTGGAGCAGTGGCGGGCGCAAAATGAAATTTTACCGGACTACGTGACACTCGGCGGAGCAGGCGAGCCAAGCCTGAATAGCGAAATGGGAGCCATCATTGCTGGCTGCCGTCGCATCATGCCGGATGTTCCCGTGGCCGTCCTCACCAACACCTCGCTGCTGACGGATGCATCTGTCTGTGAGGAAATGGCGCAGGCAGATGTTGTTCTGCCCTCGCTGGACTCGTTGGTGGAGGAAGAATTTATCAAGCTGAATCGCCCCTGCGGGGGGCTTAGCGCCTCTGACATTGCGGAATCGCTGCTGCGGTTCAGGGCCATGTTCAAAGGCAGAATCTTTCTTGAAATACTGCTGGCGCAGGGCATCAACGATTCCGAAGAGAATTTTGCCCTGCTCAAGGACTATGTGAAACGGCTTTCACCCGACAGGGTGGACGTGACGACTCTTTCCCGCCCCGGAGCCTATCCGGTTGCCAAGGCGGTTCCGCCTGATGTGCGCAGGCGTTGGTGCAGCGAGCTTTCCGAAGCCTGCGCCCTGGCGCCCGAAACACCAGGAACCGTCTTTCTGCGCACGGGGCAGCGTGCAGACCTTGTGGAACGAGACCAGAAGGCTGTGACGGAAATGATCGCGCGTTCCCTGCAACGGCGGCCGCAGACACCGGATCAGCTTGCGCTGTCCCTGTCTCTGCCGCTTGAGAAGGTGGAATCGGCTCTTGCCATACTGCAGCATCAGGGCGTCATCCATGCGGTGGATGCCGATGCGGCAGGACTTGCCGGAGCAAAAGGACCGTTTTACGCCTGCCGGTAG
- a CDS encoding tRNA (adenine-N1)-methyltransferase, whose amino-acid sequence MPKQGELVLLISPRGKRYMKRVEPENDIHGTDGLLKMTDIMEAGYGSIVYTHKGKPYRVQRPALHDLVTGVKRQTQVIYPKDIGYICMKLGVGNGTKVIEAGSGSGSLTMALSWFAGERGEIHTHEARLEFMNLCRRNLDWAGVGQNVTLYNHDIANGFLINDADALFLDVRDPWEYVRHIPSAVKPGAMCGFLVPTIDQVSSLLVELEKGPFDEVEVSELLLRKWKPVPDRMRPADRMVAHTGFLIFCRHQEGLEEINAQKSLGTRERKQEAARLERLGLSSIPEDALCGGVGPVDGDEADDEGGLCED is encoded by the coding sequence ATGCCAAAGCAAGGTGAACTGGTACTGCTCATCAGCCCCCGAGGCAAGAGATATATGAAGCGCGTGGAGCCGGAAAACGACATCCACGGCACCGACGGTCTGCTCAAGATGACCGACATCATGGAAGCGGGCTACGGCAGCATCGTGTACACGCACAAGGGCAAGCCCTACCGTGTGCAGCGCCCCGCCCTGCACGACCTTGTCACCGGCGTGAAGCGCCAGACGCAGGTCATCTATCCCAAGGACATCGGCTACATCTGCATGAAGCTGGGCGTAGGCAACGGCACCAAGGTGATCGAAGCCGGTTCCGGCTCCGGCAGCCTGACCATGGCCCTGAGCTGGTTCGCCGGTGAACGCGGTGAAATTCACACCCATGAAGCCCGTCTGGAATTCATGAACCTGTGCCGCCGCAACCTCGACTGGGCAGGCGTGGGCCAAAACGTCACCCTGTACAACCACGATATCGCCAACGGTTTCCTCATCAACGATGCGGACGCCCTGTTCCTCGACGTGCGCGACCCGTGGGAATACGTTCGCCACATTCCCTCCGCCGTCAAGCCCGGCGCCATGTGCGGTTTCCTCGTCCCCACCATCGATCAGGTTTCCAGCCTGCTGGTGGAACTAGAAAAGGGTCCCTTCGACGAAGTGGAAGTTTCCGAACTGCTGCTGCGCAAGTGGAAGCCCGTACCCGACCGCATGCGTCCTGCCGACCGCATGGTCGCCCACACCGGTTTCCTCATCTTCTGCCGTCATCAGGAAGGTCTTGAGGAAATCAATGCCCAGAAGTCTCTCGGCACCCGCGAACGCAAGCAGGAGGCCGCCCGTCTGGAACGTCTCGGCCTGAGCTCCATCCCCGAAGACGCACTGTGTGGCGGAGTCGGCCCCGTTGACGGCGACGAAGCCGACGACGAAGGCGGTCTGTGCGAGGATTAG
- a CDS encoding ABC transporter ATP-binding protein, whose protein sequence is MQATVKRGFVITTPFLEIRQVSRVFRLRRQLFAAEAQTLRAVDNVSLTLERGQTLGLVGESGCGKSTLARMVVRLLEPTAGDILLEGQSVFHGDDAFLKTLPGRMQMVFQDPVSSLNPRRSVGKSIQEALDIHNVGSRAERRAAVEEMLSLVGLRAEHYSRYPHEFSGGQRQRVAVARALIMHPELVVCDEPVSSLDVSVQAQVLNLLGELQQRFNLAYLFISHDLSVIGHISDRIAVMYLGRIVEEADAHALFANPLHPYTRALLQAVPVPGPDAHRQRHALHGDLPSPLAPPSGCPFHPRCPEAMDICRSVSPEWREQEAGHRVSCHLYKK, encoded by the coding sequence ATGCAAGCGACAGTGAAAAGGGGATTCGTTATTACCACGCCATTTCTCGAAATCCGTCAGGTTTCCCGCGTATTCAGGCTGCGCAGGCAGTTGTTTGCCGCCGAGGCGCAGACATTGCGCGCCGTGGACAATGTGAGCCTCACCCTTGAACGGGGGCAGACCCTCGGGCTGGTGGGCGAGAGCGGTTGCGGCAAGTCGACCCTGGCCCGCATGGTGGTGCGCCTGCTGGAGCCGACGGCTGGAGACATTCTGCTTGAAGGGCAGTCCGTATTTCACGGAGACGATGCCTTTCTGAAGACCCTGCCGGGGCGTATGCAGATGGTGTTTCAGGATCCCGTTTCCTCGCTGAATCCGCGTCGCAGCGTGGGCAAATCCATTCAGGAGGCGTTGGATATCCACAATGTCGGCAGCCGTGCAGAGCGCCGTGCCGCTGTGGAGGAAATGCTCTCGCTGGTGGGGTTGCGCGCCGAACATTATTCCCGCTATCCCCACGAGTTCTCCGGCGGACAGCGGCAGCGTGTGGCCGTGGCCCGTGCGCTGATCATGCATCCCGAACTGGTGGTGTGTGATGAACCTGTCTCGTCGCTCGACGTGTCTGTGCAGGCGCAGGTGCTGAATCTGCTGGGGGAACTACAGCAGCGATTCAATCTCGCCTACCTCTTCATTTCACACGATCTTTCCGTTATCGGCCATATCAGTGACCGTATTGCTGTCATGTATCTTGGCCGCATTGTGGAAGAGGCGGATGCCCACGCTCTGTTCGCCAACCCCCTGCATCCCTATACACGTGCGCTTCTGCAGGCTGTTCCCGTGCCGGGGCCGGATGCGCACAGGCAGCGGCATGCCCTGCATGGCGATTTGCCCAGTCCCCTTGCGCCGCCTTCCGGCTGTCCCTTCCACCCCCGTTGCCCCGAGGCCATGGACATATGCCGCAGTGTTTCTCCCGAATGGAGAGAACAGGAAGCAGGCCATCGGGTGAGCTGCCATCTGTACAAGAAATAG
- a CDS encoding DUF4911 domain-containing protein, producing MAKPRPRKPRPPLPAPRWSLMLYAKIEPKYIGMFRFLLEAEDNLGYASVVDKYAAVLKIIFSPHQEREMRAFLAGMQQTIPFELMERPTTTAPISAGKPVR from the coding sequence ATGGCAAAACCACGTCCCAGAAAGCCCCGTCCTCCGCTGCCCGCTCCGCGCTGGTCCTTGATGCTTTACGCGAAGATTGAGCCCAAATACATCGGCATGTTCCGTTTCCTGCTGGAAGCGGAAGACAACCTCGGTTACGCCAGTGTGGTGGATAAGTATGCAGCCGTGCTGAAGATCATCTTCTCGCCGCATCAGGAACGGGAAATGCGCGCTTTCCTCGCCGGCATGCAGCAGACCATCCCCTTCGAACTGATGGAACGCCCCACGACCACCGCGCCCATATCCGCCGGAAAACCGGTCCGCTAA
- a CDS encoding deoxyribodipyrimidine photo-lyase, with protein MLYWMHREHRCRDNWALIHALEEAARCGVSCAVAYGLAPAFLGACIRQFGFLLGGLERTAAELATVGVPFILVRQSPDEAIPELARSVGASLIVTDFDPLRLKRQWIQAVCDAAPCAVVEVDSRNVVPCRVASDKREYAARTIRPKIHRLLDEYLDDFPAVPPLVAPWRWQVPPVDWEMLRAGLGVDRTVPEVSVPFGPEAGEDAARAMLVSHLSERMPLYEQRNDPNAPAVSGLSPYLHFGMISAQRVVLETLARRGGKGLAVPAEARESFLEELVVRRELSDNFCLHTPEYDGWNAFPDWAQRTLDKHRADNRDYLYSLETLESGDTHDPLWNAAQKEMRLTGYMHGYLRMYWAKKILEWSASPEEAMRHAVYLNDRYFIDGRDSNGYTGVAWSMGGVHDRPWQERPVFGTIRYMNYAGARRKFDVNLYAARMEALESRMRDAGAV; from the coding sequence GTGCTTTACTGGATGCACAGGGAGCATCGCTGCCGCGACAACTGGGCACTCATTCATGCTCTGGAAGAGGCCGCACGCTGTGGCGTGTCCTGTGCTGTGGCTTACGGGCTGGCACCTGCCTTTCTCGGTGCCTGCATCCGGCAGTTCGGCTTTTTGCTGGGCGGGCTGGAGCGAACTGCTGCCGAGCTTGCCACAGTGGGTGTTCCCTTTATCCTTGTTCGCCAATCCCCTGACGAAGCCATTCCGGAACTGGCACGTTCCGTTGGCGCTTCGCTCATCGTGACCGACTTTGACCCGCTCCGATTGAAGCGCCAATGGATTCAGGCTGTATGTGATGCGGCCCCTTGCGCCGTGGTTGAGGTGGATTCGCGCAATGTGGTGCCCTGTCGCGTCGCCTCGGACAAGAGAGAGTATGCCGCTCGTACAATCCGACCGAAGATTCACCGTTTGCTGGATGAATATCTGGATGATTTTCCCGCTGTTCCGCCGCTTGTTGCCCCATGGCGATGGCAGGTGCCCCCTGTTGACTGGGAGATGCTGCGGGCAGGGCTGGGCGTGGACCGTACCGTGCCGGAAGTGTCGGTTCCTTTCGGGCCGGAAGCTGGGGAAGATGCTGCCCGGGCCATGCTTGTGAGCCATCTTTCGGAACGCATGCCTCTGTATGAACAGCGCAATGATCCCAACGCGCCTGCGGTATCCGGCCTGTCGCCCTATCTGCATTTCGGCATGATTTCCGCGCAGCGCGTGGTGCTGGAAACCTTGGCCCGCAGAGGAGGCAAGGGACTTGCCGTGCCTGCCGAAGCCCGTGAATCCTTCCTTGAGGAGCTGGTTGTCCGTCGGGAACTTTCCGATAACTTCTGCCTGCATACGCCGGAATATGACGGCTGGAACGCTTTTCCCGATTGGGCGCAACGTACGCTGGACAAGCATCGTGCGGACAACCGCGACTATCTGTATTCCCTTGAGACGCTGGAGTCGGGCGATACGCATGATCCGCTGTGGAACGCCGCACAGAAGGAGATGCGTCTGACAGGCTACATGCACGGGTATCTGCGCATGTACTGGGCCAAGAAGATTCTGGAGTGGAGCGCCTCACCGGAAGAGGCCATGCGGCATGCCGTCTATCTGAACGATCGGTATTTCATCGACGGGCGGGATTCGAACGGATACACGGGCGTGGCATGGTCCATGGGCGGCGTGCACGACAGGCCGTGGCAGGAACGGCCCGTTTTCGGGACCATACGCTACATGAACTATGCAGGGGCGCGCCGGAAGTTCGACGTGAATCTGTATGCGGCCCGCATGGAAGCGCTGGAGAGCCGCATGCGGGATGCGGGGGCGGTTTAG
- a CDS encoding response regulator: protein MSETYTMADAPRTVLIIEDSHVQSKIISKQITALTQFETVIANTMEEARHLLETAREHLFIAVIDLNLPDAPDGEAVDLCLEHGVPSVVLTATFNENIRKRFLERNVSDYFFKGTIQDMDPLMYSLERVFKNQFATVLIVDDSRMALAHMRHLLEVQRFQVLEAEDGVQALSVLEQHPEVSLIITDYNMPEMDGFELVRNVRSRHKAHRMAVIGVSAAGSGALSAQFLKNGANDFITKPFEAEEFYWRVNQTMEMLDIMASLSACQEAAG, encoded by the coding sequence ATGAGCGAAACGTATACCATGGCCGATGCACCCAGAACCGTGTTGATCATTGAGGACTCTCATGTGCAGTCCAAGATCATCTCCAAGCAGATCACGGCGCTTACCCAGTTTGAAACTGTTATCGCCAACACCATGGAAGAGGCTCGCCACCTTCTTGAGACTGCGCGTGAACACCTTTTCATCGCGGTCATTGACCTGAATCTTCCCGATGCTCCGGACGGCGAGGCCGTTGATCTGTGTCTTGAACACGGCGTGCCCTCAGTCGTGCTGACTGCCACGTTCAACGAGAATATCCGTAAGCGTTTTCTGGAACGGAATGTGTCGGACTACTTTTTCAAAGGGACCATTCAGGACATGGACCCGCTCATGTACAGTCTGGAGCGGGTGTTCAAGAACCAGTTTGCCACAGTGCTCATTGTGGATGATTCCCGTATGGCGCTGGCGCATATGCGTCATTTGCTCGAGGTGCAGCGTTTTCAGGTGCTGGAGGCTGAAGACGGCGTGCAGGCGTTGTCAGTCTTGGAGCAGCACCCGGAAGTCAGCCTCATTATCACCGACTACAACATGCCTGAGATGGACGGATTCGAACTTGTCCGGAATGTCCGCTCCCGTCACAAGGCCCATCGCATGGCCGTTATCGGCGTTTCCGCTGCCGGTTCCGGCGCACTCTCTGCGCAATTCCTCAAGAACGGCGCCAACGATTTCATCACCAAGCCTTTTGAGGCGGAAGAGTTCTACTGGCGCGTGAACCAGACCATGGAAATGCTGGATATCATGGCCAGCCTGAGCGCATGTCAGGAAGCAGCGGGCTAG
- a CDS encoding DNA polymerase III subunit delta' has product MSSHASVDDTAARSALELEQIMAPALASRHARVRGFLHRLAANPPQVILMEGGTVEERAAMSLYWAALLNCTLDASQGERPCLACSACAQMIARHHRDMFFLDGREESIKIDDVRAVRGVLGEPPRDNGQRMVILCEAQSLGVEAANALLKSLEEPRPGTSFVLLAPQRERLLPTLVSRSWVLTLAWPESGATEGAAAGPQEVEAGEWGDALAEFARTGSGWFQRTASKGSLDNGVAQRVVVYCQRELAAAITGRSQSDLARLYAGVDSLVHRRIDEVLAECQESLVYNVNPAIVMDWLATRVALLCSARRS; this is encoded by the coding sequence ATGTCTTCGCACGCATCCGTGGACGACACAGCGGCACGTTCCGCATTGGAACTCGAACAGATCATGGCCCCTGCCCTGGCGTCTCGTCACGCCAGGGTTAGGGGCTTTTTGCATCGTCTTGCGGCCAATCCGCCGCAGGTTATTCTCATGGAGGGCGGCACAGTTGAAGAGCGCGCCGCCATGAGCCTTTATTGGGCAGCCCTGCTCAACTGCACGCTGGATGCTTCGCAAGGGGAGCGTCCCTGTCTTGCGTGCTCCGCCTGCGCGCAGATGATTGCCCGTCACCACCGTGACATGTTCTTTCTGGACGGTCGCGAAGAATCCATCAAGATAGACGATGTGCGTGCCGTGCGCGGCGTGCTGGGTGAGCCGCCTCGCGACAACGGCCAGCGTATGGTCATTCTGTGCGAGGCCCAGTCTCTGGGGGTGGAGGCCGCTAACGCGCTGCTCAAGTCTCTGGAAGAGCCTCGTCCCGGCACCAGCTTTGTGCTTCTGGCTCCGCAGCGGGAACGCCTGCTGCCCACGCTTGTTTCCCGCAGCTGGGTGCTGACGTTGGCGTGGCCTGAATCCGGTGCGACCGAGGGCGCTGCCGCAGGTCCGCAGGAAGTTGAAGCCGGAGAGTGGGGTGACGCACTGGCCGAGTTTGCCCGCACGGGTTCCGGCTGGTTCCAGCGCACCGCATCAAAGGGCTCGCTGGATAACGGCGTGGCGCAGCGTGTGGTGGTGTATTGCCAGCGCGAGCTTGCCGCAGCCATTACCGGCAGATCGCAATCCGACTTGGCCCGCCTGTATGCCGGTGTGGACAGCCTTGTGCACCGCAGGATCGACGAGGTGCTGGCCGAGTGTCAGGAAAGCCTTGTCTACAACGTGAATCCCGCCATCGTCATGGACTGGCTGGCCACCCGCGTGGCCTTGCTGTGCAGCGCCAGACGTTCCTGA
- a CDS encoding adenylosuccinate synthase produces MSNVIIMGTQWGDEGKGKIVDLLTREIDVIVRFQGGNNAGHTVIVGDKQYILHLIPSGILHEGKKCLIGNGVVLDPGVFWQEIEKLDAKGVDVSPARLKISKKTHVIMPYHKSLDGAREEYKSATDKIGTTGRGIGPCYEDKASRVGIRAGDLADPELLKAKINNALVEKNALFTALYGREAMDADKVFDEVMDAGRKLVPYLADVSTEVWDAFNAGKSVMFEGAQGIHLDIDHGTYPYVTSSNTVAGNASAGTGIPASKLDRVIGIVKAYTTRVGAGPFPTEQMNEDGDYMQQKGHEFGATTGRKRRCGWLDLVVLAETTRLNGPTEFALTKLDVLSGMKELKLCVAYDYRGERVSVVPQEQNAMAHVTPVYETVPGWDEDITGITEWSQLPENCRKYVERIEELTGVRVSIVSVGPERDQTIFR; encoded by the coding sequence ATGTCAAACGTAATCATAATGGGTACCCAGTGGGGAGACGAAGGAAAAGGCAAGATCGTTGACCTGCTTACCCGCGAGATAGACGTCATCGTTCGCTTTCAGGGCGGCAATAATGCCGGTCATACCGTCATCGTGGGTGACAAGCAGTACATCCTGCATCTGATCCCCTCCGGTATCCTGCACGAAGGCAAAAAATGCCTCATCGGCAACGGTGTGGTTCTCGATCCCGGCGTATTCTGGCAAGAAATCGAGAAGCTGGACGCCAAGGGTGTGGACGTTAGCCCTGCCCGACTGAAGATCAGCAAAAAGACGCACGTCATCATGCCTTACCACAAGAGCCTTGATGGTGCGCGTGAAGAATACAAGTCTGCTACCGACAAGATCGGCACCACCGGTCGCGGTATCGGTCCCTGTTATGAAGACAAGGCTTCCCGCGTGGGCATCCGCGCAGGCGACCTTGCCGATCCTGAGCTGCTCAAGGCCAAGATCAACAACGCGCTGGTGGAAAAGAACGCGCTGTTCACCGCTCTGTATGGCCGTGAGGCCATGGATGCGGACAAGGTCTTTGATGAAGTGATGGACGCCGGCCGCAAGCTGGTTCCCTACCTTGCTGACGTTTCCACCGAAGTGTGGGATGCGTTCAACGCCGGTAAGAGCGTGATGTTTGAAGGCGCACAGGGTATCCATCTGGATATCGACCACGGCACCTATCCCTACGTCACCTCCTCCAACACCGTTGCGGGCAACGCTTCCGCCGGTACCGGTATTCCCGCCAGCAAGCTGGATCGCGTCATCGGTATCGTGAAGGCATACACCACCCGCGTGGGTGCCGGTCCCTTCCCCACCGAGCAGATGAACGAAGATGGCGACTACATGCAGCAGAAGGGCCACGAGTTCGGTGCCACCACCGGCCGTAAGCGCCGCTGCGGCTGGCTGGACCTTGTGGTGCTGGCAGAGACCACCCGTCTGAACGGCCCCACCGAGTTCGCCCTGACCAAGCTGGACGTTCTGAGCGGTATGAAGGAACTGAAGCTTTGCGTGGCCTACGACTACAGAGGTGAGCGCGTTTCCGTTGTTCCGCAGGAGCAGAACGCCATGGCGCACGTGACCCCTGTGTACGAAACCGTGCCCGGCTGGGATGAAGACATCACCGGCATCACCGAGTGGAGCCAGCTGCCTGAGAACTGCCGCAAGTACGTTGAGCGCATCGAAGAGCTGACCGGTGTTCGTGTGTCCATCGTTTCCGTAGGTCCCGAGCGCGACCAGACCATCTTCCGCTAG